In Isoptericola variabilis 225, the genomic window CTCGAGGCGCGCTCGAGCGCCGACGTCGTCACGCTCGTGCGGTCCGGCGAGCTGGCCGCGAGCACCGCGGTGCGCCAGGCCGGCCGGGACATCGGAGCCGTGCTGGCGGCGTGCGTGAGCATGCTCAACCCGTCGATCGTCGCCATCGGCGGCATCGTCGCCGAGGCCGGGGAGCACCTCATCGCGGGCATCCGCGAGGTCGTGTACCAGCGGTCGCTGCCGCTGGCGACGCAGCACCTGCGCATCGTCACGTCGCAGACGCGCGGCGAGGCCGGCGTGCTGGGTGCGAGCGCCATGGCCGTCGACCACGTGCTGTCGCCCGAGGCGATCGACGCGTTCGTCGCGTGACCGCCCGCCGGAAGGCTGTTGACGCGGCCCCCGGGTGGGTACAGCATCGTCTCGACGACGACCGACGCCGGGGAGGGTCCATGTCAGGTCCGGAACGCCGTGTCCTGGTGGTGCAGGGGGGCTGGGAGGGGCACGCGCCCCTCGAGGCGACGGAGCTCTTCCTCCCGTTCCTCAAGGAGTCGGGCTTCGACGTCACGGTGACCGACAGCCTCGAGGTCTACGCCGACCAGGACTACATGTCGCGAGTCGACCTCGTGGTCCAGTGCTGGACGATGGGCGACATCCTGCCCGACGAGATGCGCGGGCTGCGGACCGCCGTCGCGAACGGCACCGGCCTCGCGGGGTGGCACGGCGGGATCGTCGACTCCTTCCGCATCGCCACCGACTACCTGCAGATGACCGGCGGCCAGTTCGCCGCCCACGCGCACGACATCATCGACCACACCGTCGAGATCGTGCCCGAGCGCGCCGACCACCCGATCGTCGCCGGGCTCGGCGACTTCGCCCTGCACTCCGAGCAGTACTGGGTGCTCACCGACGCGTACAGCGACGTGCTCGCCACCACGACGATCCACCCGCGCGAGGGTGACCCGTGGCACGAGCCCGTCACCGTCCCCGCGGTCTGGACGCGACGCTGGGGCGCCGGCAAGGTCTTCGTCTGCACCACCGGGCACCAGCTCGCCGACCTTGAGGTGCCCCAGGTCCGCACGCTCGTCGAGCGCGGGATGCTCTGGGCGAGCCGCTGACTCAGGCCTCGAGCGCGGCCGGTCCGCCCTCGAGCAGGCGCACGAACTGCGCCTCGTCGAGGATCGGCAGGCCGAGGTCGCGGGCCTTGGTCTCCTTGGACCCGGCGTTCTCGCCGACGACGACGTAGTCGGTCTTCTTCGAGACCGACCCCGCCGCCTTGCCGCCCGCGGCAACGATCGCCTCCTTGGCGCCGTCGCGGCTGAAGCCCTCGAGCGACCCGGTGACGACCACGGTGAGCCCGGCGAGCGGGCCGCTCGGCCCTTCCTCCGCCCTGGCGGCCATGGCCTCCGGGCCGGGGTGGCCCGGCGTGGAGAACCGCACCCCGGCGGCCGCCCACGCCTCGACGATCTCGCGGTGCCAGTCGACCGTGAACCACTCGACGATCTGGTCGGCGATGACGGGCCCGACGCCCTCGACCGCGGCGAGCTCGTCGCGCGAGGCGGCACGGATCGCGTCGAGCGAGCCGAACCAGTCCGCGAGCGCCCGCGCCGCGACCGGCCCGACGTGGCGGATGTTGAGCGAGACGAGGATGCGCCACAGGTCCTTGGTCTTGGCCCGCTCCAGCTCCTCGAGGAGCTTGACCGCCTGGGCCGACGGCTCGAACTCCGGCAGGGTCTCCCCCGCCTCCTCGGCCGCGAGCCGCGCCGCCCTGCTGTGGGTGACCTTCTTGCGGAACGGTGCCCGACGGCGGGCCACGCCGTCGTCGTCGACCTTCGGCAGGCCGGTCTCGGCGTCGCGCACGACGACCTCGATGGGCAGGAGCTGCTCGAGCGTGAGCGAGAAGAGGCCCGCCTCGGTGCGCAGCGGCGGCGTCTCGGGCACGTCGGGCTGCGTGAGCGCCGCGGCGGTGACCTCGCCGAGCGCCTCGATGTCGAGCGCGCCGCGCGAGCCGATGTGCTCGACGCGGCCGCGCACCTGCGCCGGGCAGGACTCGGCGTTGGGGCAGCGCAGGTCGACGTCGCCCTCCTTCATGGGCCGCAGCGGCGTGCCGCACTCGGGGCACTCGGCGGGCATGACGAAGTCCTCGCGGGGGTGGCCGTCGTCGGCCAGGGCGGTGACGGGGCCGAGGATCTCGGGGATGACGTCGCCGGCCTTGCGCAGCACGACCATGTCCCCGATGCGGACGCCCTTGGCGCGCACCACGTCCTGGTTGTGCAGCGTCGCCTGCCGCACCGTGGAGCCGGCGACGGTGACGGGCTCCATGACGGCGTACGGCGTCGCGCGACCCGTCCGGCCCACGCCGACCTGGATGGCCACCAGGCGCGTGGTCACCTCCTCGGGCGGGTACTTGTACGCGATCGCCCAGCGGGGGGCGCGGCTGGTCGAGCCGAGGCGGCGCTGGTCGGCCAGCGCGTCGACCTTGACCACGATGCCGTCGAGCTCGTGCTCGATGTCGTGCCGGTGCTCGCCGAAGTGGTCGATCATCTCGAGCACGCCGTCGATCCCCTCGACCACCCGGTTGTGGGGCGAGACGGGAAGGCCCCACCGCCCGAACAGCGTGTACACGTCCGACTGCCGCTCGAGCTCGGCGTGCTCGCCCTCGGTCCACTGCAGCGCGCCGACGCCATGGACGTAGAGCCGCAGGGCCTCGATGCGCGCGACACCCGCCTCGAGATCGAGCCCGTCCTTCTTGTCCAGCAGCTGCCGCAGCCCGCCGGCGGCCGCGTTGCGCGGGTTCGCGAACGGCGGGAACCGGCGCAGCGCGGCGACGCGGGCGCGCTCCTCGTCGAAGGAGCGCGACGCCGCCGACCGGGCTCCGGCGCGCTCCCGCGCGTCGGCGACGGCCCGCTCGCGAAGCCGGGCCTGGAGCTCGTTGAGCCGCTCGAACGCCGAGACGGGGATGAAGACCTCGCCGCGCACCTCGACGACGTCAGGAAGGTCGTCGCCCTCGAGACGGTGCGGGATCTCCGCGATCCGCAGCGCGTTCTGGGTGACGTCCTCGCCCGTGCGCCCGTCGCCGCGCGTCGCGGCGCGCACGAGCCGGCCCTTCTCGTACAGCAGCGCGATGGCGAGGCCGTCGATCTTCACCTCGGACAGGTACCCGACGTCGCCGCCCCCGACGCCGAGGTCCCGCGCGACGCGGGCGTCCCAGGCCCGCAGCTCGTCCACGCTGAAGACGTTGTCGAGCGACAGCATGGGCTCGAGGTGCTCGACCGTCGCGAAGCCGGCCGCGGCCCGGCCGCCCACGCGCTGCGTCGGCGACTCGGGCGTCACGAGCGCCGGGTGCGCCGCCTCGAGCGCCTCGAGCTCGCGCAGGCGCGCGTCGTACTCGGCGTCGGAGACCTTGGGCGCGTCGAGCTCGTAGTACGCGCGCTGGTCCTCCTCGACGAGGGCCACCAGCTCGGCCCAGCGGCGCCGGGCCGCGGCCTCGTCTCGGGCGGTCTCGTCTCGGGCGGCCTCGGCGAGCGCGGTCGGGTCGAGCGCGGTCGGGTCGGCGGCGGGGTCCGTCGTCTCGGTCACGGGACCATCATGGCCCGTCCCACCGACACGCGCGGGCGGGCTAGGGTGCCTGGCATGAGTGCCGAGCCCGTCGCCACGCCAGCCACCGCACCCGTCCGGATCGACGTCGGGCAGGCCGACCCGTACGCCTGGCTCGAGGAGGTCGAGGGCTCCGACGCGCTCGACTGGGTGCGCGAGCGGAACGCGCACGCGCACGCGACGCTCGCCGCGAGCGACGACTTCGCGGCCACCGAGGCCGCGATCCGCGAGGTGCTCGACTCCGACGACCGGATCCCCGAGGTCTCGCGGATCGGCGAGCACCTCTACAACTTCTGGCGCGACGCCGCGCACGAGCGCGGCGTGTGGCGTCGTACGACGCTCGAGTCGTACCGCACCGCGGACCCCGAGTGGGAGACGGTGCTCGACCTCGACGCGCTCGCCGCGGCCGAGGACGAGAGCTGGGTGTGGCACGGTGCGTCGGTGCTCCGCCCTTCGGCGGAGGAGCTGGCCACCGGGGCGCCCTGGCGCCGCGCGCTGGTGGACCTCTCCCCCGGCGGCTCGGACGCCGACGTGACGCGCGAGTTCGACCTCGTCGAGAAGCGGTTCGTCCCGGCGTCGGAGGGCGGCTTCACGCGACCGCTCGCCAAGGGCGGGCTCGCCTGGGCCGACGAGGACGCCGTGTACGTCTTCACGGACTTCGGCCCCGGCACGACGACGCCGTCGGGCTACCCGCGCGTCGTCAAGCTGTGGCGGCGCGGCACGCCGCTCGCGGACGCGGTCACGGTCTACGAGGGCACGGCCGACGACATGTACATCGCGGGCCGCCGCCTGCGGACGCCCGGGTTCGAGCGCGACGTCGTGACCCGCTCGATCGCGTTCTACCGCTCGGAGACGTTCCTCGTCGACGCCGTGGGCACGCCCGCCCAGCGGCTCACGAAGATCGACGTGCCCGAGTCGGCCGAGGTGGGCTTCCACCGCGAGTGGCTGCTCGTCGAGCTCCGCGACGACTGGGACGTGGCGGGCCGGACGTACCGCGCGGGCTCGCTCCTCGCCGCCCCCGCCGACGACTTCCTCGCCGGCTCACGCGAGCTCACGGTGCTGTTCGAGCCGACGCCGACGACGTCGCTCGTGGGCGCCTCGTGGACGCGGCACCACCTGATCGTCAACGTGCTCGACGACGTCAAGAACCGGCTCCACGTCCTCACGCCCCCCGAGCTCCCCGCCGAGCCCGGGGCGCCGTGGACCCGCTCGGAGCTGCCCGTGGGAGGCGAGCTGCTCACGGTCGGCGTGCGCGCGGTCGACGCGGTCGAGAGCGACGACGCGTGGGTCGTCACGACCGGGTTCCTCACGCCGTCGACGTTCTCGCTGACCACCGTGGCCGGCCCGGGCGACACGCCGGCCGAGGCCGAGGTGCTCAAGTCCGCGCCCGCGTTCTTCGACGCGTCCGGCATGGTCGTCGAGCAGCACTTCGCCACGTCCGACGACGGGACGCGCGTGCCGTACTTCGTCGTCGGGCGCGAGGACCTCGTGCGCGGGGGCACGCGCACGGCTCCCACGCTGCTGTGGGGGTACGGCGGGTTCGAGCACCCGATCCTGCCCGGGTACTCCGGGACGACCGGCCGGGCCTGGCTCGAGCGTGGCGGGGTCTACGCCGTCGCGAACATCCGCGGCGGCGGCGAGTACGGGCCGGCGTGGCACCAGGCTGCGCTGCGCGAGAAGCGCCACCGTGCGTACGAGGACTTCGCCGCCGTCGCGCGCGACCTCGTCGCGCGCGGCATCACCTCGCCGGAGCACCTCGGCATGGAGGGGCGCTCGAACGGCGGTCTGCTCGCGGGCAACATGCTCACGCAGTACCCCGAGCTGTTCGGCGCGATCATCGTCGGCGTCCCGCTGCTCGACATGAAGCGCTACTCGCACCTGCTCGCGGGCGCGTCCTGGATTGCCGAGTACGGCGACCCGGACACCGACGACTGGGAGTTCGTCCGGACGTTCTCGCCGTACCACCTGTTCGACCCGGCGCGCGACTACCCGCCCGTGCTGTTCACGACGTCGACCAAGGACGACCGCGTGCACCCCGGCCACGCGCGCAAGATGGCCGCGCTCATGCTCGACGCCGGCAAGGACGTCACGTACTACGAGAACGTCGAAGGCGGTCACGGCGGGGCGGCGAACAACGCCCAGGCCGCGCACATGGCGGCGCTGCACTGGACGTTCCTGCGCGAGCGCCTCGCCTGAGCCGCTCGCTCAGGAGTGGGGCACGCGGGCGGTGATGAGCGTGCCGTCCTCGCGGCGGTTGCCCGACAGCGCCCGCAGGCCCGGCACGCCCGTCCGCACCGGGCCGTGCCCGTCGAGCGCGACGCGGGTCGTCTCGCCCGGGACCACCTTGACGAGCTCGCCACGCACGCCGACCTGGGCGCCCTCGCCGGTCTCGGCCTCGAACTCCAGGGCGTCGCGCAGCACCGTCACGCGCAGCCGCGAGCCGTGCCACGCGACGCGGAAGGTCAGGGACTCCCATCCCTCGGGCAGGCGCGGGTCGAACGTCAGCAGGCCCTCGTAGTCGCGCATGCCGCCGAACCCGTACGCGAGCGCCGACCACGTGCCGCCCGCCGAGGCGACGTGCACGCCGTCGGTCGCGTTGGCGTGGAGGTTGGCCAGGTCGACGAACAGCGCCGAGAGGAAGTACTCCATCGCGAGCTCGTGGTAGCCCACCTCGGCGGCGACGATCGACTGCACGACGCCCGAGAGCGTCGAGTCGCCGGTCGTCAGCGGGTCGTAGTACTCGAAGTCGGCGAGCTTCTCCTTCTCCGTGAACTCGTGGCCCTGGAGGAACAGCGCGAGCACGACGTCGGCCTGCTTGAGCACCTGGTACCGGTAGATGACGAGCGGGTGGTAGTGCAGCAGCAGGGGCCGCTTCTCGGGCGGCGTCGCCGCGAGGTCCCAGATCTCGCGGTCGAGGAAGTGCGCGTCCTGGGGGTGGATCCCGATCGCCTCGTTGTACGGGATCGTCATGTGGTCGGCCGCGTGGCGCCAGTGCTCCACCTCGTCCTCGTCGAGGCCGAGACGGTCCGTCATGAGCCGGTGGTCCTCCGGGTACGCCTCCCGGAGCCGCTCGACCGCGGCCACGGCCGCCCGCAGGTTGAAGCGGGCCATGACGTTGGTGAACAGGTTGTCGTTGACGACCGTCGTGTACTCGTCGGGGCCCGTGACGCCGTGGATGTGGAAGTTGTCGTCGCCGTTGGCGCGCCAGAAGCCGAGGTCGGCCCACATGCGCGCCGTCTCGACCAGCACGTCGATCGCCTCGCGGCGCAGGAAGTCCTCGTCGCCCGTCGCGCGGACGTACTGCACGAGCGCGTACGCGATGTCGGCGTCGATGTGGTACTGCGCCGTGCCGGCGGCGTAGTACGCCGACGCCTCCTCGCCGTTGATGGTCCGCCAGGGGAACAGCGCGCCCTTCTGCGACAGGTCGCGTGCCCGCCGTCGGGCCGCCTCGAGCATCTGGTAGCGGAAGCGCAGCGCGTTGCGCGCGTACCGCGGGCTCGAGTACGTGAGGAACGGCAGGACGTAGATCTCGGTGTCCCAGAAGTAGTGCCCGCCGTACCCGGTCCCGGTCACCCCCTTGGCCGGCACCCCGTTGCCCTCCGCGCGCGCGGTCGCCTGCGCGAGCTGGAAGAGGTTCCACCGCACCGCCTGCTGGATCTCCGGGCGCCCCGGGATCTCGACGTCGGAGCGTGCCCAGAAGTCGTCGAGCCACGCGCGCTGCTTGGCGAACTGGGCACCGACGCCCTGGGCGCGGACGCGGTCGAGCGTGCGGCGGCAGCGGTCGACGAGCTCGCGGCTGGGCACCCCGCGCGACGTGTGGTAGGCCACGACCTTCGTGAGGCGCACCGGCCGGCCGGGCTCCGCCTGGACCCGGAAGACGTGCTTGGCGAGGTCCGGGTCCTCCTGGTGGCGCACCTCCCACTCGTTGTCGGTGGTGAGCTGGTGGTCGGCCGCCACGGCGAGCGTCATGCCCGAGTTCGTGCACTTGTACGCCAGGACGAGACGGTTGTCGTCGCCCCACTGCGTCTGCGGCTGCAGCACGCGCTCGGAGAACTGGTTTGCCTTGCGCGGGTCGAAGCCCTCGCCCATCGCGGCGGACGGCACATGGTACTCGTCCTGGCCGTCCTGCCGGTTGAGGATCTGCGACGAGATCGCGATCGGGGCGGCGGCGTCGAGCATCTCGACCTCGAACGTCATCACGGCGAGGTGCCGCTCGACGAACGAGACCATGCGCTCCGTGCGCAGCCGCACGGCCTTGCCGCTCGGGGTCCGCCACGTGATGTCGCGGCGCAGCACGCCGTCGCGCAGGTCGAGCGAGCGCTCGTAGCTGCACAGGTCGGCGACCGTGAGCAGCAGCGGCTCGTCGTCGACGTAGAGCCGGATCACCTTCGTGTCGGGGACGTTGACGATCGTCTGCCCGACGCGGGCGAAGCCGTAGGCCTCCTCGGGGTGACGGATGGGCCACGTCTCGTGGAAGCCGTTGATGAACGTCCCGTGCGTGTGCGAGTCACGCCCCTCCTCGACGTTGCCGCGCATGCCGAGGTAGCCGTTGCCGACCGCGAAGAGCGACTCGGTCACGCCCAGGTCCTTGACCGAGTACCGCTTCTCGACGAGCCGCCACTCCTCGGCGGGGAACCGGCTGCGGTCGACCGTGCTGCGCTCGTCCTTCGTCCGGCGGATCATGCCCGGCCCTCCCCCGCGGCGTGGTCGAGCACGCTCGCGTCGAGCTCGTCCAGGTCGGTGACGACGACGTCGGCCCCGTGCTCCCGCAGCGCCTGCGCCCCGACGCCGCGGTCGACGCCGACGACGAGCCCGAAGCCTCCGGCGCGGCCCGCGGCGACGCCCGAGACGGCGTCCTCGACGACGACGGCCTGGCCGGCCGGGACGCCGACGAGCTCGGCGGCGCGCACGTAGGTGTCGGGGGCGGGCTTGCCCGCGAGCCGCTCGCGCGCGGCGACGTTGCCGTCGACGACGACCTCGAACCGGTCGGCGAGCCCCGCCGCGGCGAGCACCGTGGGGGTGTTCCGCGACGACGACACGACGGCGACCCGCGCGCCCGCCGCGGTCACGGCGTCGAGGAACCGGACCGAGCCCGGGTACGGCTCGATCCCCTCCTCGGCGAACATCCGGTTGACGATCTCGTCCTTGCGGTTGCCGAGCGCGCACACCGACCCGTCGCCGGGCGCGTCGTCGGGCGAGCCCCACGGCAGCTCGACCCCGCGCGACGCGACGAACGCGGCGACCCCGTCGTAGCGGGGGCGGCCGTCGACGTGCGCGAAGTAGTCGGCGTCGGTGTAGGGGGCGACGCCCTGCTGGGAGCACCACGGCGCGAAGAGGCGCTCCCACGCACGCATGTGGAGCGCGGCAGTCGGGGTCAGGACGCCGTCGAGGTCGAACAGGACGGCTCG contains:
- a CDS encoding HAD family phosphatase, translating into MPGLRAVLFDLDGVLTPTAALHMRAWERLFAPWCSQQGVAPYTDADYFAHVDGRPRYDGVAAFVASRGVELPWGSPDDAPGDGSVCALGNRKDEIVNRMFAEEGIEPYPGSVRFLDAVTAAGARVAVVSSSRNTPTVLAAAGLADRFEVVVDGNVAARERLAGKPAPDTYVRAAELVGVPAGQAVVVEDAVSGVAAGRAGGFGLVVGVDRGVGAQALREHGADVVVTDLDELDASVLDHAAGEGRA
- a CDS encoding glycoside hydrolase family 65 protein, encoding MIRRTKDERSTVDRSRFPAEEWRLVEKRYSVKDLGVTESLFAVGNGYLGMRGNVEEGRDSHTHGTFINGFHETWPIRHPEEAYGFARVGQTIVNVPDTKVIRLYVDDEPLLLTVADLCSYERSLDLRDGVLRRDITWRTPSGKAVRLRTERMVSFVERHLAVMTFEVEMLDAAAPIAISSQILNRQDGQDEYHVPSAAMGEGFDPRKANQFSERVLQPQTQWGDDNRLVLAYKCTNSGMTLAVAADHQLTTDNEWEVRHQEDPDLAKHVFRVQAEPGRPVRLTKVVAYHTSRGVPSRELVDRCRRTLDRVRAQGVGAQFAKQRAWLDDFWARSDVEIPGRPEIQQAVRWNLFQLAQATARAEGNGVPAKGVTGTGYGGHYFWDTEIYVLPFLTYSSPRYARNALRFRYQMLEAARRRARDLSQKGALFPWRTINGEEASAYYAAGTAQYHIDADIAYALVQYVRATGDEDFLRREAIDVLVETARMWADLGFWRANGDDNFHIHGVTGPDEYTTVVNDNLFTNVMARFNLRAAVAAVERLREAYPEDHRLMTDRLGLDEDEVEHWRHAADHMTIPYNEAIGIHPQDAHFLDREIWDLAATPPEKRPLLLHYHPLVIYRYQVLKQADVVLALFLQGHEFTEKEKLADFEYYDPLTTGDSTLSGVVQSIVAAEVGYHELAMEYFLSALFVDLANLHANATDGVHVASAGGTWSALAYGFGGMRDYEGLLTFDPRLPEGWESLTFRVAWHGSRLRVTVLRDALEFEAETGEGAQVGVRGELVKVVPGETTRVALDGHGPVRTGVPGLRALSGNRREDGTLITARVPHS
- the ligA gene encoding NAD-dependent DNA ligase LigA — protein: MTETTDPAADPTALDPTALAEAARDETARDEAAARRRWAELVALVEEDQRAYYELDAPKVSDAEYDARLRELEALEAAHPALVTPESPTQRVGGRAAAGFATVEHLEPMLSLDNVFSVDELRAWDARVARDLGVGGGDVGYLSEVKIDGLAIALLYEKGRLVRAATRGDGRTGEDVTQNALRIAEIPHRLEGDDLPDVVEVRGEVFIPVSAFERLNELQARLRERAVADARERAGARSAASRSFDEERARVAALRRFPPFANPRNAAAGGLRQLLDKKDGLDLEAGVARIEALRLYVHGVGALQWTEGEHAELERQSDVYTLFGRWGLPVSPHNRVVEGIDGVLEMIDHFGEHRHDIEHELDGIVVKVDALADQRRLGSTSRAPRWAIAYKYPPEEVTTRLVAIQVGVGRTGRATPYAVMEPVTVAGSTVRQATLHNQDVVRAKGVRIGDMVVLRKAGDVIPEILGPVTALADDGHPREDFVMPAECPECGTPLRPMKEGDVDLRCPNAESCPAQVRGRVEHIGSRGALDIEALGEVTAAALTQPDVPETPPLRTEAGLFSLTLEQLLPIEVVVRDAETGLPKVDDDGVARRRAPFRKKVTHSRAARLAAEEAGETLPEFEPSAQAVKLLEELERAKTKDLWRILVSLNIRHVGPVAARALADWFGSLDAIRAASRDELAAVEGVGPVIADQIVEWFTVDWHREIVEAWAAAGVRFSTPGHPGPEAMAARAEEGPSGPLAGLTVVVTGSLEGFSRDGAKEAIVAAGGKAAGSVSKKTDYVVVGENAGSKETKARDLGLPILDEAQFVRLLEGGPAALEA
- a CDS encoding prolyl oligopeptidase family protein, which gives rise to MSAEPVATPATAPVRIDVGQADPYAWLEEVEGSDALDWVRERNAHAHATLAASDDFAATEAAIREVLDSDDRIPEVSRIGEHLYNFWRDAAHERGVWRRTTLESYRTADPEWETVLDLDALAAAEDESWVWHGASVLRPSAEELATGAPWRRALVDLSPGGSDADVTREFDLVEKRFVPASEGGFTRPLAKGGLAWADEDAVYVFTDFGPGTTTPSGYPRVVKLWRRGTPLADAVTVYEGTADDMYIAGRRLRTPGFERDVVTRSIAFYRSETFLVDAVGTPAQRLTKIDVPESAEVGFHREWLLVELRDDWDVAGRTYRAGSLLAAPADDFLAGSRELTVLFEPTPTTSLVGASWTRHHLIVNVLDDVKNRLHVLTPPELPAEPGAPWTRSELPVGGELLTVGVRAVDAVESDDAWVVTTGFLTPSTFSLTTVAGPGDTPAEAEVLKSAPAFFDASGMVVEQHFATSDDGTRVPYFVVGREDLVRGGTRTAPTLLWGYGGFEHPILPGYSGTTGRAWLERGGVYAVANIRGGGEYGPAWHQAALREKRHRAYEDFAAVARDLVARGITSPEHLGMEGRSNGGLLAGNMLTQYPELFGAIIVGVPLLDMKRYSHLLAGASWIAEYGDPDTDDWEFVRTFSPYHLFDPARDYPPVLFTTSTKDDRVHPGHARKMAALMLDAGKDVTYYENVEGGHGGAANNAQAAHMAALHWTFLRERLA
- a CDS encoding ThuA domain-containing protein, translating into MSGPERRVLVVQGGWEGHAPLEATELFLPFLKESGFDVTVTDSLEVYADQDYMSRVDLVVQCWTMGDILPDEMRGLRTAVANGTGLAGWHGGIVDSFRIATDYLQMTGGQFAAHAHDIIDHTVEIVPERADHPIVAGLGDFALHSEQYWVLTDAYSDVLATTTIHPREGDPWHEPVTVPAVWTRRWGAGKVFVCTTGHQLADLEVPQVRTLVERGMLWASR